A single Panthera uncia isolate 11264 chromosome E2 unlocalized genomic scaffold, Puncia_PCG_1.0 HiC_scaffold_19, whole genome shotgun sequence DNA region contains:
- the CACNG8 gene encoding voltage-dependent calcium channel gamma-8 subunit, translated as MTIAISTDYWLYTRAFICNTTNLTAGDDAPAHRGGSGSSEKKDPGGLTHSGLWRICCLEGLKRGVCVKINHFPEDTDYDHDSAEYLLRVVRASSIFPILSAILLLLGGVCVAASRVYKSKRNIILGAGILFVAAGLSNIIGVIVYISANAGEPGPKRDEEKKNHYSYGWSFYFGGLSFILAEVIGVLAVNIYIERSREAHCQSRSDLLKAGGGAGGSGGSGPSAILRLPSYRFRYRRRSRSSSRSSEPSPSRDASPGGAGGPGFASTDISMYTLSRDPSKGSVAAGLAGAGGGGGGGGGAGGAAAGAGGTGVAGAERDRGGAPGFLTLHNAFPKEAGGGVTVTVTGPPAAPAPAPPAPAAPAPGTLAKEAAASNTNTLNRKTTPV; from the exons ATGACCATCGCCATCAGCACCGACTACTGGCTGTACACGCGCGCCTTCATCTGCAACACCACCAACCTCACGGCCGGCGACGACGCGCCGGCCCACCGCGGGGGCAGCGGCTCCTCGGAGAAGAAGGACCCCGGCGGCCTCACCCACTCGGGGCTCTGGAGGATATGCTGCCTGGAAG GGTTGAAAAGAGGTGTCTGCGTGAAGATCAACCATTTCCCGGAGGACACGGACTACGACCATGACAGCGCGGAGTATCTGCTCC GAGTCGTCCGGGCCTCCAGCATCTTTCCCATCCTCAGCGCCATCCTGCTGCTGCTCGGGGGCGTGTGCGTGGCGGCCTCCCGGGTCTACAAATCCAAGAGGAACATCATTCTGGGCGCAGGGATCCTGTTCGTGgcagcag GCCTGAGCAACATCATCGGCGTGATCGTGTACATCTCGGCCAACGCGGGCGAGCCGGGTCCGAAGCGGGACGAGGAGAAGAAGAACCACTACTCGTACGGCTGGTCCTTCTACTTCGGCGGGCTGTCGTTCATCCTGGCCGAGGTGATCGGCGTGCTGGCCGTCAACATCTACATCGAGCGCAGCCGCGAGGCGCACTGCCAGTCTCGCTCGGACCTGCTCAAGGCCGGCGGGGGCGCGGGCGGCAGTGGCGGGAGCGGCCCCTCGGCCATCCTCCGTCTGCCCAGTTACCGCTTCCGCTACCGCCGCCGCTCCCGCTCTAGCTCCCGCTCCAGCGAGCCGTCGCCGTCGCGGGACGCGTCTCCCGGCGGCGCCGGGGGCCCGGGCTTCGCCTCCACGGACATCTCCATGTACACTCTCAGCCGCGACCCGTCCAAGGGCAGCGTGGCCGCGGGGCTGGCGggggccggcggcggcggcggcggcggtggcggagCCGG CGGCGCGGCGGCGGGCGCGGGCGGCACCGGCGTGGCGGGCGCCGAGCGGGACCGCGGGGGGGCGCCCGGCTTCCTCACGCTGCACAATGCCTTCCCCAAGGAGGCGGGCGGCGGGGTCACGGTCACGGTCACCGGGCCGCCCGccgcgcccgcccccgccccgcctgcGCCCGCGGCGCCAGCCCCCGGGACCCTGGCCAAGGAGGCCGCCGCCTCCAACACCAACACGCTCAACAGGAAAACCACGCCGGTGTAG